Below is a genomic region from Candidatus Cloacimonadota bacterium.
TTTTTAGAAAATTATGTAGATTCAACTATTTACGGCGTGGAAGTTTTTAATGCTTCTACTACTCCTGATGTTGATTTTACATTATCACCCATTCCGGGAAATCTAACCGGAAGTGTGTTTTTATATGGGGGGAATGGAAACATTGACGATGTATTGATCTCTTGTGGAGATTTTACTACAAATCCCAATTCATCAGGATCGTATTCAATGAATGTTTTTCCTGGAAATTATACGGTGAATGCTTATCTGCAAAATTATGAAGAGCTTTCTAAAAGCCGAGAAATAATTATGGATTCGACAACTGTCTGTGATTTCATCATAAATTATCTAACTCCCTCTGATTCAATCTGGTTTGAAGTCGAAGAAAACGATATTATCAATATTTCGTGGAATTCGCCAATTATAGAATTGCCTTCCTTACCAGTCCCAAATTCCTATAAATTATTGCGACGTTGCAATGATGAAGAATGGATTACCATTGGAGAAAATATAATTGACACAATTTATTCTGATAATTTGCAGCAAGAACCTGACGGAGAATATATCTATGGAATTCAAGCTGAATATGAATTCGGAGTAAGTGATACAACTTTTTGCTCGGAGTTAATACTCGACAGATTTAAGAATATAATAATTTCAGCAACTCTAAATAATAACAATACTCCTGTGGAAATTGTTTCTAATCTTATTTGCAATGACAGCATTTATAGCCAAACTTTTATTGACACGACTAATGAGTCCGGCATCATTAATTTAGAGAATGTTTATACTGGAGAATTCTATTCAACATTTAAAAAACAAGCATATCATACTTTACACGACACAATTCAAGTTACAGAAACCGACACTGTTTTTTCTATTGAATTAGAAGAAATTTGCTGTCCTCCCGAAATCGATTCATTATTTCTTATCGACAATTATGGAGTAAAATTCGTTTGGTGTATCCCAGATTCTTGCAATTATACTGTCCAATCTTATGATATATTGAGAAAATTCAATACTGATGCTTATGAGTTGATCGCAAACGAAATTCCGGATACATTTTATTACGATAGTTTATACAACGAACCTGACGGAAATTATCAATATGGATGTGCAGCCATTTATACGACCGGCGAAAGTGATACAATTGATTCAGAATCAATTAGTTTGCATCGTTTTGAAGATGTCCAAATATCAATTTCACTTAGCGATGGTTTGGTTCCCGAGGGGGTTGAGTATAATATTCAAGGATTAGATAGTGTTTATAGTGAAAATTTCAGCGGGGAAACTATGCAATCTGGAGAAATAAATCTAACTGACGTTTTTTTTGCAGATTATACCATAAATCTCTCTAAGCAAGACTATTATTCTTTAGTTGATACTCTTACTGTTAATCTCGATTCTACAAACCAATTTAGCTATGTTTTAGAAGCTATGCCCGGTACTATTCAGGGTAATTTGATTTTATTAGACGGGAATGCTAATGTCGAAGATGTAGAAATATCGGTAGATACTTTTACTACTACTCCCGATACTGCAGGGAATTATTCGATTACTATTTCTCCGGGAATTTATAATGTAAGCACTTTTTTGCAAAACTATGCGGATTCAATCGTATCCAACGTTGTAGTAACCAATAATGACATCACCGATAGTATAAATTTTGCACTTCATAGAATTATCGGATGCATAGAAGGAACCATATCTGTTTCTGCGGGAAATTATAATATTGAGAATACGAATATAATTGCTATAAATGCAGATTCATCCTATACTACCAATCCAGACTCTATCGGATTTTATCAGATTATTCTTCCGGGGGGCTTCTATTCCGTAACTGCGATTTTAGAAAATTACGAGGATTCCACTATTACCGAGGTGGAAGTTTTGGACAATCAGACTACAAGCGATGTAGATTTTTGTTTGAACCCGATTCTCGGTTCTGTTCAGGGTAATGTTACAATTGCAAACGGTAGCGGATGGGTGGAAGATGTAGAAGTTACGGCTGGTGAGATAACTGTGAATCCAGATCCGTTTGGTGATTATGAAATTTCCCTACCTGCAGGTTCTTACGATGTGACTGCTTACATAAACCCAACATATTATGATTCAACCATTGTGGGAGTATCTGTTTTCTCCAATCAGGTAACTACCGGAATTGATTTTTCTTTATCTTCAATTCCTGGTTTTTTGGAAGGGAGTGTTACTATTGAGCTGGGGGGAACAGGAGAAGTAACTGATGTGAATATCACGGTTGGTGAAATTGTTGGTCATCCGAATTCGGACGGAAATTTCAATTTTCCGGTTGTTCCCGGAACATATACCGTTATAGCAGGGATGCTCGGTTATGAAATTCAGGAGATACCAAATACTGTGATTGAGGTTAACGATACGACCCATGTGGATTTTAATTTACAATATCTTCAGGAACCGGCAGATATTTGGTTAGAAAACCTATCTGCCGAATATATTGCCACAATAGCCTGGACGCCGATTGCTCAACCTGTAGCGGGAAAATTTTATCGAGATGAACCTGTTTTTCAATCATATACGATTTGGCGAAGGCATTATTTGGAAATTTGGGATGAGTGGGAAATAATCACTCAAAATGTATTAGATTCTACTTATTCCGACAATCTGCAGCAGCAACCGGATGGTGGATATTTGTATGGTGTTCAGGCAATTTACGATATTGGTGCAAGCACAATAACCAGATCCCAGCAAACTTATTTTGTTCTCAATAGATTCCAAGACATAACAATAAATATTACGACCAATGACGGCGTTTTACCTTCAAATGTATCCTATGATCTTCAGGGATTAGACCAAATTTATGCTCAAGGATTTTTCGGAATAACGGATACCACCGGCATAATTGACATAGAGAATGTGTATAAAACCGCTTATAGTATTATTTTGAATAAGCAAGGATATGAGACGCTTACCGACACACTAACCGTAACGGACAGCATATATCAATTTGCTTATGAGTTGCAGGAGGAATATATCGCTCCCTCAGTAATCGAAACGGAATTAACAGATACCTTTTCGGTGGAGATAAACTGGACAGGGAATGTGCCTACTAATCGGTCTCCTCTTCATTATAAATTATACCGGAAATATGATCAAGAAGAATGGGAGATTCTGTCCGAACAGATTTACGAAAATAATTATTTGGACGATCTGAAAGAAAGTCCTGACGGAGATTACCAATACGGGATTCAAACTATTTACACTACCGGCAGCAGCGATACACTACTATCCGAAACAATGAATTTATTCAGATTTGTAAATTCCTCTTTGAATATTACATTTAGTGATGAAGAACCGCCGGACAGTATTTCTTACAATATCGTCGGACTTGATAGCATTTATCAGCAAGAATTTTCCGGTATGACTCAAAATTCCGGAGTAATAAATCTGACTGGAATTTTTATGTCGGACTATGAAGTTGTATTGACAAGAGCAACTTATGACACACTTTGCGACACAATATCTGTTTCAGGACAAGGGCAACAATTCGATTTTACAATGGAAGCGCTTCCCGGAAAAATTGAAGGTATTGTAAATCTCATAGACGGAGCTGGAAATGTCCAAGAGGTGGAAATCGGATTGGGCACATTTGTGGTGAACCCAGACACAAGCGGATTTTATTCGATCACTCTTCCCGCAGGAAATTATTCTTTAACCGCAACTCTGCCGGAATATACAGACAGCACAATCGCAGAAGTAACGGTTTCGAGAGGTGAAACAACAACTGGTGTGGATTTTAGT
It encodes:
- a CDS encoding T9SS type A sorting domain-containing protein; its protein translation is FLENYVDSTIYGVEVFNASTTPDVDFTLSPIPGNLTGSVFLYGGNGNIDDVLISCGDFTTNPNSSGSYSMNVFPGNYTVNAYLQNYEELSKSREIIMDSTTVCDFIINYLTPSDSIWFEVEENDIINISWNSPIIELPSLPVPNSYKLLRRCNDEEWITIGENIIDTIYSDNLQQEPDGEYIYGIQAEYEFGVSDTTFCSELILDRFKNIIISATLNNNNTPVEIVSNLICNDSIYSQTFIDTTNESGIINLENVYTGEFYSTFKKQAYHTLHDTIQVTETDTVFSIELEEICCPPEIDSLFLIDNYGVKFVWCIPDSCNYTVQSYDILRKFNTDAYELIANEIPDTFYYDSLYNEPDGNYQYGCAAIYTTGESDTIDSESISLHRFEDVQISISLSDGLVPEGVEYNIQGLDSVYSENFSGETMQSGEINLTDVFFADYTINLSKQDYYSLVDTLTVNLDSTNQFSYVLEAMPGTIQGNLILLDGNANVEDVEISVDTFTTTPDTAGNYSITISPGIYNVSTFLQNYADSIVSNVVVTNNDITDSINFALHRIIGCIEGTISVSAGNYNIENTNIIAINADSSYTTNPDSIGFYQIILPGGFYSVTAILENYEDSTITEVEVLDNQTTSDVDFCLNPILGSVQGNVTIANGSGWVEDVEVTAGEITVNPDPFGDYEISLPAGSYDVTAYINPTYYDSTIVGVSVFSNQVTTGIDFSLSSIPGFLEGSVTIELGGTGEVTDVNITVGEIVGHPNSDGNFNFPVVPGTYTVIAGMLGYEIQEIPNTVIEVNDTTHVDFNLQYLQEPADIWLENLSAEYIATIAWTPIAQPVAGKFYRDEPVFQSYTIWRRHYLEIWDEWEIITQNVLDSTYSDNLQQQPDGGYLYGVQAIYDIGASTITRSQQTYFVLNRFQDITINITTNDGVLPSNVSYDLQGLDQIYAQGFFGITDTTGIIDIENVYKTAYSIILNKQGYETLTDTLTVTDSIYQFAYELQEEYIAPSVIETELTDTFSVEINWTGNVPTNRSPLHYKLYRKYDQEEWEILSEQIYENNYLDDLKESPDGDYQYGIQTIYTTGSSDTLLSETMNLFRFVNSSLNITFSDEEPPDSISYNIVGLDSIYQQEFSGMTQNSGVINLTGIFMSDYEVVLTRATYDTLCDTISVSGQGQQFDFTMEALPGKIEGIVNLIDGAGNVQEVEIGLGTFVVNPDTSGFYSITLPAGNYSLTATLPEYTDSTIAEVTVSRGETTTGVDFSLLPIKATPTLYIFQNPYLINYVQFAANVVQSVADSVALKINGQIITLDEIAENSYLGKYHFIQPGEFVITFSAYNSGGDSTIIRFFSVVRTDENGGEGSSVDHKFTVDFPAGSLPENRFIIVSDSSLINPLFENMQGIYCVGINGMDLSEDAEVSFKYNSPDKAIFYYKNDSWTELPTIFDAAGLHAKIDELGYFRIIESDNTTIAVSLSQNYPNPFKTQTEIEFTIRSIGENISLSVYNIKGQLVRKLAEGSFEPGLHLANWNGKNENGINCSPGIYFLMFHSPQKNVIRKMVYLK